Proteins encoded together in one Cherax quadricarinatus isolate ZL_2023a chromosome 33, ASM3850222v1, whole genome shotgun sequence window:
- the LOC138853566 gene encoding zinc finger protein 84-like isoform X1 → MYQCLVCQKDFVHNSLLINHLRVHKVKKPFQCSECLKSFSNKSQLNAHLRVHTGEKPFQCSECLKAFTQRSALNKHLRIHTGEKPFQCSECLKAFLKKSTLNTHLRIHTGEKPFQCSECLKVFSQKAHLNNHLRVHTGEKLYQCSECLKAFSEKSHLNTHLRIHTGEKPYHCSECLKAFSRKSDLITHLRAHTGERPYKCSECLKAFSKKYYLNTHLRVHTGEKPYQCSECLKSYSKKSYLNTHLRIHTKEKPFHCSVCMRAFSEKSALKKHLKIHVGEKSYHCSECQKTFLRKSDLITHSRIHTGEKLYQCSECHKAFLQKSNLNSHLRVHSGEKPFHCSVCQKAFSKKSYLSIHLKIHK, encoded by the coding sequence ATGTATCAGTGTTTAGTGTGTCAAAAAGACTTCGTTCATAATTCACTTTTAATTAATCACCTTAGAGTTCATAAAGTTAagaaaccatttcagtgttcagaatgtcttaAAAGTTTTTCTAATAAATCACAGTTAAATGCCCATTTAAGAGTTCATACAGGTGagaaaccatttcagtgttctgAGTGTCTAAAGGCCTTCACTCAAAGATCAGCACTAAACAAACACTTAagaattcatacaggagagaaaccatttcagtgttctgAGTGTCTCAAGGCCTTTTTAAAAAAATCAACTTTAAACACCCACTTGAGAATTCATACCGGTGagaaaccatttcagtgttctgAGTGTCTAAAAGTTTTTTCACAAAAAGCACATTTAAACAACCACTTGAGAGTTCATACAGGTGAGAAActatatcagtgttcagaatgccTAAAGGCCTTCTCAGAAAAATCACACTTAAACACCCACCTTagaattcatacaggagagaaaccatatcactgttcagagtgtctaaaggCCTTTTCAAGAAAATCAGATTTAATTACTCACTTGAGAGCTCATACAGGAGAGAGACCATACAAGTGTTCAGAATGCCTTAAGGCCTTTTCAAAAAAATATTATCTAAACACACATTTGagagttcatacaggagagaaaccatatcagtgttccgAGTGTCTAAAGTCCTATTCAAAAAAATCCTATTTAAATACTCACTTGAGAATTCACACAAAAGAGAAGCCATTTCATTGTTCAGTGTGCATGAGAGCCTTCTCTGAAAAATCTGCTCTGAAAAAACACTTAAAAATTCATGTTGGGGAGAAATCATATCATTGTTCAGAGTGTCAGAAAACATTTTTAAGAAAGTCAGATCTAATTACTCACTCAAGAATTCATACAGGTGAAAAactatatcagtgttcagagtgtcataAAGCATTTTTACAAAAATCTAATTTAAACTCCCACTTGAGAGTTCATTCCGGTGAGAAACCATTTCACTGTTCAGTGTGTCAAAAAGCCTTTtcaaaaaaatcatatttaagCATCCACTTAAAGATtcataagtag